A single window of uncultured Pseudodesulfovibrio sp. DNA harbors:
- a CDS encoding TetR/AcrR family transcriptional regulator, with translation MADIKAVSKIIPIRNKELTKKRLIKAVGKVVSEVGFQQLGVNLVAREAGVDKKLIYRYFYGLRGLMAAYSETVDFWPTAEELLGDDKHRLKNMSSHELMSLFFKRYLKAILRRPHTLEILAWEALERNELTKVLEEVRVKTALEFFEIMEQEPPQDVDLTALVLVMAGAVNFLAVRSRIHQSLGGVDLQSEAGWKRIEDTLDLIFMRTLGI, from the coding sequence GTGGCTGATATTAAGGCTGTCTCCAAGATTATACCTATTCGTAATAAAGAGCTTACAAAGAAGCGTCTTATCAAGGCAGTGGGTAAAGTCGTTTCTGAAGTCGGATTTCAGCAACTAGGTGTAAATCTCGTAGCTCGTGAAGCTGGTGTTGATAAGAAGTTAATTTATAGATATTTTTACGGTTTACGTGGTTTGATGGCCGCATACAGTGAAACTGTTGATTTTTGGCCTACAGCAGAAGAGTTGCTGGGTGATGACAAGCATCGACTGAAAAATATGTCGTCACATGAATTGATGTCGTTATTTTTTAAGCGATATTTGAAGGCTATTTTGCGACGCCCACACACTCTTGAAATCTTAGCATGGGAAGCTCTTGAGAGAAATGAGTTGACTAAAGTTTTGGAAGAGGTACGCGTTAAAACAGCTCTTGAGTTTTTTGAAATAATGGAGCAGGAACCTCCTCAGGATGTTGATTTGACTGCATTGGTGCTCGTCATGGCCGGTGCTGTTAACTTTCTTGCTGTTCGTTCTCGAATTCACCAAAGTCTTGGTGGTGTGGATTTGCAATCTGAGGCAGGATGGAAGCGTAT